A genomic stretch from Natronomonas gomsonensis includes:
- a CDS encoding PadR family transcriptional regulator: MSEAQTAATDPGVAPDLTAFQQNILTILAEEPRYGLAIKRELETYYGSEVNHGRLYPNLDDLVEMGLVEKSELDKRTNEYALTDEGLDAVFDQLAWTFSKTVTDGDRADRVRDLIAQFE, from the coding sequence ATGTCAGAGGCCCAAACAGCCGCGACCGACCCAGGCGTGGCCCCCGACCTGACCGCCTTCCAGCAGAACATCCTCACGATTCTCGCCGAGGAGCCCCGCTACGGGCTCGCTATCAAGCGGGAACTGGAGACGTACTACGGCAGCGAAGTGAACCACGGCCGACTGTACCCCAACCTCGATGACCTCGTCGAGATGGGACTCGTCGAGAAGAGCGAACTGGACAAACGAACCAACGAGTACGCCCTCACCGACGAAGGCCTCGACGCCGTCTTCGACCAGCTCGCGTGGACGTTCTCGAAGACCGTCACCGACGGCGACCGCGCAGACCGCGTCCGCGACCTCATCGCACAGTTCGAGTAG
- a CDS encoding DUF7108 family protein: MADSDADTDTEEPTTELPEGVVDRAERLTRLLRSAVDPAEREAYRSDRRALLAEYGYTARVREDDDGETLVCHPEEWTEDGVIQIDRIDDTDRAVEITLSGTGDGGDYDAVDAHNRAVAEAVRDEYGDVHGETAEAFADFMSNHYAKRIEAATEGEREEFRTEYFPRNAWPSDEQRRRLEQSLEVIFDVARSR; encoded by the coding sequence ATGGCTGACAGCGACGCGGACACCGACACCGAGGAACCGACGACGGAACTACCCGAGGGCGTCGTCGACCGCGCCGAGCGACTGACGCGACTGCTGCGGAGTGCGGTCGACCCCGCCGAACGGGAGGCCTACCGGAGCGACCGCCGGGCGTTGCTCGCCGAGTACGGCTACACCGCTCGCGTCCGCGAGGACGACGACGGCGAGACGCTCGTCTGTCATCCCGAGGAGTGGACCGAAGACGGGGTGATTCAAATCGACCGCATCGACGACACCGACCGCGCAGTCGAAATTACCCTCTCGGGGACCGGCGACGGCGGCGACTACGATGCCGTCGACGCCCACAACCGGGCGGTCGCCGAGGCGGTCCGGGACGAATACGGCGACGTCCACGGCGAAACCGCCGAGGCGTTCGCCGATTTCATGAGCAACCATTACGCCAAGCGAATCGAGGCCGCAACCGAGGGCGAACGCGAGGAGTTCCGGACGGAGTACTTCCCGCGGAACGCGTGGCCGAGCGACGAACAGAGAAGGCGTCTCGAGCAGTCGCTCGAAGTGATTTTCGACGTGGCCCGCTCGCGGTGA
- the rnhA gene encoding ribonuclease HI produces the protein MPVIDCDPATARERLESAGVRVEAGNTDHELWRASHGGATAVAYDEKVVVQGNESARLVGLIEGGGGRAHVYFDGASRGNPGPAAAGWVIVTSDGIATEGSERMGKMTNNQAEYGALIRALEVAADFGFDEVVVRGDSQLIVKQVRGEWDTNDPMLREKRVRVRELLERFEEWSIDHVPREINSRADELANEALDG, from the coding sequence ATGCCGGTCATCGACTGCGACCCCGCAACTGCCCGCGAGCGCCTCGAATCCGCGGGCGTCCGGGTCGAGGCGGGAAACACCGACCACGAACTGTGGCGGGCCAGCCACGGCGGCGCGACCGCCGTCGCCTACGACGAAAAGGTCGTCGTCCAGGGCAACGAATCCGCCCGGTTGGTCGGACTCATCGAGGGCGGTGGGGGACGCGCACACGTGTACTTCGACGGCGCCAGTCGCGGCAATCCGGGGCCCGCCGCCGCCGGCTGGGTAATCGTCACCAGCGACGGTATCGCCACCGAGGGCAGCGAGCGAATGGGGAAGATGACCAACAATCAGGCCGAATACGGGGCGTTGATTCGTGCCCTGGAGGTCGCCGCCGACTTCGGGTTCGACGAGGTTGTCGTCCGGGGTGACTCCCAACTCATCGTCAAGCAGGTCCGTGGGGAGTGGGACACCAACGACCCGATGCTTCGGGAAAAGCGGGTCCGGGTCCGGGAGTTGTTGGAGCGCTTCGAGGAGTGGTCCATCGACCACGTTCCGCGGGAGATAAACAGTCGCGCCGACGAACTAGCAAACGAGGCACTCGATGGCTGA
- a CDS encoding transcription initiation factor IIB: MTRPTRQRERGSEREGETTDTETGTVCPECSSDNIVKDADRGEMVCDDCGLVVEEDHIDPGPEWRAFNHSERQEKSRVGAPTTQTMHDKGLTTTIDWKDKDAYGRSISSKKRSQMHRLRKWQERIRTKDAGERNLQFALSEIDRMASALGVPRSVREVASVIYRRALDDDLIRGRSIEGVSTAALYAACRKEGIPRSLEEISEVSRVERKEIGRTYRYISQELGLEMEPVDPKKYVPRFCSELELSEEVQNKAHDIIETTAEKGLLSGKSPTGYAAAAIYAASLLCNEKKTQREVADVAQVTEVTIRNRYQEQIEAMGIHS; this comes from the coding sequence ATGACACGGCCCACGCGTCAACGGGAACGCGGCAGCGAGCGTGAGGGGGAGACGACTGACACCGAAACGGGGACGGTGTGCCCGGAGTGTTCCTCGGACAACATCGTCAAAGACGCCGACAGGGGTGAGATGGTCTGTGACGACTGTGGGCTCGTCGTCGAGGAAGACCACATCGACCCCGGCCCGGAGTGGCGGGCGTTCAACCACTCCGAGCGACAAGAGAAGTCCCGGGTCGGCGCGCCGACAACTCAGACGATGCACGACAAGGGGCTGACGACCACCATCGACTGGAAGGACAAAGACGCCTACGGGCGCTCGATTTCCTCGAAGAAGCGCTCCCAGATGCATCGCCTCCGGAAGTGGCAGGAGCGGATTCGGACCAAAGACGCCGGCGAGCGAAACCTCCAGTTCGCGCTGTCGGAAATCGACCGCATGGCGTCGGCGTTGGGCGTCCCCCGTTCCGTCCGGGAGGTCGCTTCGGTCATCTATCGGCGCGCCCTCGACGACGACCTCATCCGCGGCCGCTCCATCGAAGGCGTCTCGACGGCCGCGCTGTACGCCGCCTGCCGCAAGGAGGGCATTCCACGGTCGCTCGAAGAAATCAGCGAGGTTTCCCGCGTCGAGCGCAAGGAAATCGGCCGCACCTACCGCTATATTTCCCAGGAACTCGGCCTCGAGATGGAACCCGTCGACCCCAAGAAGTACGTTCCCCGCTTCTGCTCGGAGTTGGAGTTGAGCGAGGAGGTCCAGAACAAGGCCCACGACATCATCGAGACGACCGCCGAAAAGGGCCTGCTGTCGGGAAAATCCCCGACGGGGTATGCGGCCGCGGCCATCTACGCCGCCTCGCTGCTGTGCAACGAAAAGAAGACTCAACGCGAAGTCGCCGACGTGGCACAGGTGACGGAAGTCACCATCCGGAACCGGTATCAGGAGCAGATAGAGGCGATGGGGATTCACAGCTGA
- a CDS encoding polymer-forming cytoskeletal protein, giving the protein MVDSALQSDDRGLSPVVGVALLIAIVVAVAAVSAGLILGLAEPNDPAPTATFDIESADAAGEVVIRHAGGDTIDGDRLRIAGVADSDTDAFAGDRVATGTTATVAPTDDDIELVWASEERDNSAVVARLDTAVSVPFTARGAYRLLSERSEQAAPTGGSRGLLFRIENPAGERSAITGVTLEVPENDTVSHAHNTDDTRPDQCDGADDPTRFCSLVQVTNPTGATHGYVAGASAGSLPYTVGSVPGDSTDDAGWVEPTLGPGETASLSVYRFQTGSDASADDAANMTGETVEITVAFDTGQTVVIRRLLSGGQPEPDPEILEPGDRDFGSDDSVAGDVSAIAGDVDASGDADIAGDLRAGGDVSLSDSATVGGGLIGSDVSLGTDASVGGGVAGGDVDLSGNAAVGGAVVGSGDVDADGDATVGGRIEGEDVSVGGTASVGGIDATGDVDVASDATVDGSIAAGGDVDIDSSSLSSVDGIDAAGDVSLDTPGLRVTGDVRSASGTVDFDADDIVVTGDVTASDIDCDAGNVTVAGQPCSAYAD; this is encoded by the coding sequence GTGGTCGACTCCGCCCTCCAGAGTGACGACCGTGGGCTCTCACCGGTCGTCGGCGTCGCGTTGCTGATAGCCATCGTCGTGGCCGTCGCCGCCGTCTCTGCCGGCCTCATCCTCGGATTGGCCGAACCGAACGACCCTGCCCCGACGGCGACGTTCGATATCGAGAGCGCCGACGCCGCCGGCGAGGTGGTGATTCGACACGCCGGCGGCGACACCATCGACGGCGACCGTCTCCGCATCGCCGGCGTCGCCGACTCCGACACCGACGCATTCGCTGGCGACCGCGTCGCCACGGGGACGACGGCGACGGTGGCGCCGACCGACGACGACATCGAACTCGTCTGGGCCAGCGAAGAACGCGACAACTCCGCCGTCGTCGCGCGTCTGGACACGGCCGTCTCGGTGCCGTTCACCGCCCGCGGCGCCTATCGGTTGCTCTCTGAACGCTCCGAACAGGCCGCCCCCACCGGCGGGTCCCGCGGTTTACTGTTCCGCATCGAAAACCCCGCGGGCGAACGGTCGGCCATCACCGGCGTCACCCTCGAGGTGCCCGAAAACGACACCGTCAGCCACGCCCACAACACCGACGACACTCGCCCAGACCAGTGTGACGGTGCCGACGACCCCACCCGGTTTTGCTCGCTGGTGCAGGTGACGAACCCAACGGGGGCGACACACGGCTACGTCGCGGGGGCGAGTGCCGGGTCGCTTCCCTACACCGTCGGGTCCGTGCCGGGCGATTCGACCGACGACGCCGGATGGGTCGAGCCGACGCTCGGACCCGGCGAGACGGCCTCGCTGTCGGTGTATCGATTCCAAACTGGCTCGGATGCCAGCGCCGACGACGCCGCGAACATGACCGGGGAAACCGTCGAGATAACCGTCGCCTTCGACACCGGCCAGACGGTCGTCATCCGGCGGTTGCTCTCCGGCGGGCAACCGGAACCGGACCCCGAGATACTGGAACCCGGCGACCGGGACTTCGGGAGTGATGACTCGGTTGCAGGCGACGTATCCGCCATTGCCGGCGACGTCGACGCCTCGGGTGACGCCGACATCGCTGGCGACTTGCGGGCCGGTGGCGACGTGTCGCTCAGCGACTCCGCGACCGTCGGCGGCGGTCTCATCGGGTCGGACGTGAGCCTCGGCACCGATGCCTCCGTCGGCGGTGGCGTCGCCGGGGGCGACGTGGATCTCTCCGGAAACGCGGCGGTGGGCGGCGCAGTCGTCGGGTCGGGCGACGTAGACGCCGACGGGGACGCGACGGTCGGTGGTCGAATCGAAGGCGAAGACGTTTCGGTCGGCGGCACCGCCAGCGTCGGCGGCATCGACGCCACCGGCGACGTGGACGTGGCGAGCGACGCAACGGTCGACGGTTCCATCGCCGCCGGCGGCGATGTCGACATCGACAGCAGTTCGCTATCGAGCGTTGACGGCATCGACGCCGCTGGCGACGTGAGTCTGGACACGCCCGGCCTGCGCGTCACCGGTGACGTGCGTTCGGCCAGCGGCACCGTCGACTTCGACGCCGACGACATCGTCGTGACTGGTGACGTGACGGCCAGTGACATCGACTGCGACGCGGGCAACGTCACTGTCGCCGGCCAGCCCTGTTCGGCCTACGCCGACTGA
- the nreA gene encoding DNA repair protein NreA, which produces MRLDEYVDGLDREESVELRKLAEEKSYAITDHLDDARTRFDETLSGDTMVGSTAPSVFVGRSSYPRVSAGLLAPVGDESDAESYVTTGEWYRQGYSIEDVFQKRTGLLNSTRRSNVDVTDVWDGFVGTQREVAIADRPVDVELGLDESPGFDLDGSLEDIAAPRGPRASADSATLTENPHVPRAVEKTLSDDDWRAEGAMTYLYRRGFDVYDINNVLSVGALGQGENRRLVPTRWSITAVDDTVGKYLRGTIRNASSIDETLVWHNSYVGNDYWIIATPGEWEFELLELKAPGSIWNPDPEGQLYMAADREGYEGRTDYVDETSGAYYASRLGVLEELAERDRQAKVFVVRHATNEYWAPVGVWQIRESVRNAFDSEPAVAETFHSAVRHLVPQLPVSLTDLRRKSTMAAGIQADLSAFGGGATD; this is translated from the coding sequence ATGCGCCTCGACGAGTACGTGGACGGACTCGACCGCGAGGAGTCCGTCGAGTTGCGGAAACTCGCCGAGGAGAAGTCCTACGCCATCACCGACCACCTCGACGACGCCCGGACGCGCTTCGACGAGACGCTGTCGGGCGATACGATGGTCGGGTCGACCGCGCCCTCCGTCTTCGTCGGCCGGTCGTCGTACCCCCGCGTTTCGGCCGGACTTCTCGCGCCCGTCGGAGACGAGTCCGACGCCGAATCCTACGTCACCACCGGCGAGTGGTACCGACAGGGGTACTCAATCGAGGACGTCTTCCAGAAGCGGACGGGCCTGCTCAACTCCACGCGGCGCTCGAACGTCGACGTGACCGACGTGTGGGACGGCTTCGTCGGCACCCAACGCGAGGTCGCCATCGCCGACCGCCCGGTCGACGTGGAGTTGGGACTCGACGAGTCGCCGGGATTCGACCTCGACGGCTCGCTGGAGGACATCGCCGCGCCACGCGGCCCGCGAGCGTCGGCGGATTCGGCGACGCTGACGGAGAACCCCCACGTCCCCCGTGCCGTCGAGAAGACGCTCTCGGACGACGACTGGCGGGCGGAGGGCGCGATGACCTACCTCTACCGGCGCGGCTTCGACGTCTACGACATCAACAACGTGCTATCGGTCGGCGCGCTCGGCCAAGGCGAAAACAGGCGCCTCGTCCCGACGCGGTGGTCGATTACGGCCGTCGACGATACCGTCGGGAAGTACCTCCGCGGCACCATCCGCAACGCCTCCAGCATCGACGAAACGCTCGTCTGGCACAATAGCTACGTCGGCAACGACTACTGGATTATCGCCACCCCCGGCGAGTGGGAGTTCGAGTTGCTCGAACTGAAGGCACCGGGCTCCATCTGGAACCCCGACCCCGAGGGCCAACTGTACATGGCCGCCGACCGCGAGGGCTACGAGGGCCGTACCGACTACGTCGACGAAACGTCGGGAGCGTACTACGCGTCCCGACTGGGTGTCCTCGAGGAGTTGGCCGAACGCGACCGACAGGCGAAGGTGTTCGTCGTCCGCCACGCCACAAACGAGTACTGGGCACCGGTCGGCGTCTGGCAGATTCGCGAATCGGTTCGCAACGCATTCGATTCCGAACCGGCCGTCGCCGAGACGTTCCACAGCGCGGTCCGCCACCTCGTTCCCCAACTCCCCGTCTCGCTTACGGACCTCCGCCGGAAGTCGACGATGGCCGCCGGCATCCAGGCGGACCTCTCGGCGTTCGGCGGCGGAGCGACGGACTGA
- a CDS encoding NADH:flavin oxidoreductase/NADH oxidase encodes MNLFTPFESRDVTARNRVMVSPMCQYSCEEEDGLATDWHLVHLGSRASGGAGIVMSEATAVTPRGRISPKDLGIWSDNHAEALKPVTEFIESQGAVSAIQLAHAGRKASTNRPSDGHGPVHGDRGWTPVGPTADPWPYADDEPLATERLDTDGIARIVDAFADAAARSVEAGFDIVEVHAAHGYLLHEFLSPVTNTRDDAYGGDFEDRTRLLREVVTAVRNTVPEGMPVFVRISATDWLPDRDSWSVGDSARLARDLERLGVDLIDVSAGGIHPDQQVPDTGAHYQVPYAERVAEGGVPVGAVGKITTPEGADALIRNGRADLAVVGREHLKDPYFAVHAAEKLGYDAPVPRQYTRGF; translated from the coding sequence ATGAACCTGTTTACTCCCTTCGAGAGCCGCGACGTGACGGCTCGCAATCGGGTGATGGTGTCGCCGATGTGTCAGTACTCCTGTGAGGAGGAGGATGGACTGGCGACCGACTGGCATCTCGTCCACCTCGGCAGTCGCGCCTCCGGCGGCGCAGGCATCGTGATGAGCGAGGCGACGGCCGTCACGCCACGGGGCCGCATCTCGCCGAAGGACCTCGGTATCTGGTCGGACAACCACGCCGAGGCGCTGAAACCGGTGACGGAGTTCATCGAATCACAGGGCGCGGTGTCGGCCATCCAGTTGGCCCACGCCGGCCGGAAGGCCTCGACGAACCGCCCGAGCGACGGCCACGGCCCCGTCCACGGCGACCGCGGGTGGACGCCGGTCGGTCCGACTGCCGACCCCTGGCCCTACGCCGACGACGAACCGCTTGCGACCGAACGCCTCGACACCGACGGCATCGCTCGCATCGTCGACGCCTTCGCCGACGCCGCCGCCCGCTCTGTCGAAGCCGGCTTCGACATCGTCGAAGTCCACGCCGCCCACGGTTACCTGCTCCACGAGTTCCTCTCGCCGGTGACGAACACCCGCGATGACGCCTACGGCGGGGACTTCGAGGACCGAACCCGACTGCTCAGAGAAGTCGTCACCGCCGTCCGCAACACCGTCCCCGAGGGGATGCCCGTCTTCGTCCGCATCTCGGCGACCGACTGGCTGCCGGACCGTGATTCGTGGAGCGTCGGCGATTCCGCACGACTGGCGCGGGACCTCGAACGTCTCGGCGTCGACCTCATCGACGTGAGCGCGGGCGGCATCCACCCCGACCAGCAGGTCCCCGATACCGGCGCGCATTATCAGGTACCCTACGCCGAACGTGTCGCCGAGGGCGGCGTCCCGGTCGGTGCCGTCGGGAAAATCACTACGCCGGAGGGCGCCGACGCCCTCATCCGCAACGGCCGTGCCGACCTCGCCGTCGTCGGGCGTGAACATCTCAAAGACCCCTACTTCGCGGTCCACGCCGCCGAGAAACTGGGCTACGACGCGCCGGTTCCGCGGCAGTACACGCGGGGATTCTAG
- the pth2 gene encoding peptidyl-tRNA hydrolase Pth2: MKQAIVARTDLGMGKGKLAAQVAHASLKAYESAGPDARREWKSGGQKKVVLKGSGESQLQELAEAARREGLPYALIRDAGHTQLEPGTLTALAVGPGSENIVDKVTGDLSLY, translated from the coding sequence ATGAAACAGGCCATCGTCGCCCGCACCGACCTCGGGATGGGCAAGGGGAAACTCGCCGCACAGGTCGCCCACGCCTCGCTGAAAGCCTACGAGTCCGCGGGACCGGACGCCCGACGGGAGTGGAAATCCGGCGGCCAGAAGAAAGTCGTCCTGAAGGGGTCTGGCGAATCGCAACTGCAGGAACTCGCCGAGGCCGCCCGCCGGGAGGGCTTGCCCTACGCGCTGATTCGTGACGCCGGACACACCCAACTGGAACCGGGGACGCTGACGGCGCTCGCGGTCGGTCCCGGTTCGGAGAACATCGTCGACAAAGTGACCGGCGACCTCTCGCTGTACTAG
- a CDS encoding YIP1 family protein: MALYALRDLLVSPREFFESRRPESLTFPALGAIVLVAVITAGGLWAVMQLAVVDLPPEGRRAFRRVFGTVLVVLPFVMLVSWAILAGVVYLLVRGDATEATYSGTFGVVGLAALLEIPATIIGFVRAYMLFASVSFSDPETAQRQLEAAASGEDPLVLLVWIGVTLWKGYVWREGLLGAYDLPSDRATLAAGVAVGFSLLMVLFG, translated from the coding sequence ATGGCTCTCTATGCCCTCCGGGACTTGCTCGTGTCCCCCAGAGAGTTCTTCGAATCGCGCCGCCCGGAATCGCTCACGTTTCCCGCCCTCGGCGCCATCGTGTTGGTGGCAGTCATCACCGCTGGTGGCCTGTGGGCGGTGATGCAACTCGCGGTCGTCGACCTCCCGCCCGAGGGACGGCGCGCGTTCCGGCGGGTGTTCGGGACGGTTCTCGTCGTCCTTCCATTCGTCATGCTCGTCAGTTGGGCCATCCTCGCGGGCGTCGTCTACCTCCTCGTCCGTGGGGACGCCACCGAGGCGACCTACAGCGGAACCTTCGGGGTGGTCGGCCTCGCGGCGCTTCTCGAGATTCCCGCGACTATCATCGGCTTCGTGCGGGCCTACATGTTGTTCGCGTCGGTGTCGTTTTCGGACCCCGAGACTGCCCAGCGGCAACTGGAGGCGGCGGCAAGCGGCGAGGACCCGCTCGTGTTGCTCGTCTGGATTGGCGTAACGCTATGGAAGGGCTACGTCTGGCGTGAGGGACTGCTCGGCGCCTACGACCTGCCGAGCGACCGCGCGACGCTCGCGGCAGGCGTAGCCGTCGGCTTCTCGCTTCTCATGGTCTTGTTCGGCTAG
- the dcd gene encoding dCTP deaminase translates to MILSDGDIRRRLTDGELVVQPLDDPELQIQPASIDLRLGREFLEFRRTNIPCIHPNSEQEVDEYVDETYVEEGDDFILHPGDFVLGTTKERVEIPPDLIAHVEGRSSLGRLAVVVHATAGLCDPGYEGQITLELSNLGTAPVALTPEMRISQLTFTELKNPAERPYGAERGSKYQGQKGPQASRIQSDEEFGGDQKR, encoded by the coding sequence ATGATACTTTCCGACGGCGACATCCGTCGCCGCCTCACCGACGGCGAGTTGGTCGTCCAACCCCTCGACGACCCCGAACTGCAGATTCAGCCCGCCAGTATCGACCTCCGTCTCGGCCGCGAATTCCTCGAATTCCGGCGTACCAACATCCCGTGTATCCACCCGAACAGCGAACAGGAGGTCGACGAGTACGTCGACGAGACCTACGTCGAGGAGGGCGATGATTTCATCCTCCACCCCGGCGATTTCGTCCTCGGGACGACCAAGGAGCGCGTCGAGATTCCGCCGGACCTCATCGCCCACGTCGAGGGCCGGTCGTCGCTCGGCCGTCTGGCGGTCGTGGTGCACGCCACGGCCGGCCTCTGTGACCCCGGCTACGAGGGCCAAATCACGCTGGAGTTGTCGAATCTCGGCACCGCACCCGTCGCGCTCACGCCGGAGATGCGCATCTCGCAGTTGACGTTCACCGAACTGAAGAACCCGGCCGAACGCCCCTACGGCGCCGAACGCGGGTCGAAGTATCAGGGACAGAAAGGACCGCAGGCCTCCCGAATCCAATCCGACGAGGAGTTCGGGGGCGACCAGAAGCGATGA
- a CDS encoding thiamine-phosphate synthase family protein, with amino-acid sequence MKFIEEVVVEDFLPTFRSMLAGELRERGLTQSEVAELLGISQSAVSKYAHGDVDINDSVADDERVRETVERLADGLETGDMSRVQALVEAEILIRKLERGDLLANLHEAAFPPLSEHEGPLDIHDPEGDLRTTERVLSSVRRGVRTLENTSGFAALIPAVGSNLVEALPEADGIDDVAAIPGRILDIKGQATVPGDPEFGVSEHVASVLLAARAAGSDARAALNVRYDEDVVAKLDAAGYETVAFDAEADVESAIVEALESNPQPDVLYQTGGFGIEPVVYLLGADAGVVVGMVRDLA; translated from the coding sequence ATGAAGTTCATCGAAGAGGTCGTCGTCGAGGATTTCCTCCCGACGTTCCGCTCGATGCTGGCGGGGGAACTCCGCGAGCGCGGCCTCACCCAAAGCGAAGTCGCGGAACTGCTCGGCATCAGCCAAAGCGCCGTCTCGAAGTACGCCCACGGCGACGTGGACATCAACGACAGCGTCGCCGACGACGAGCGGGTCCGAGAGACGGTCGAACGGCTGGCCGACGGCCTCGAAACCGGCGACATGAGCCGCGTGCAGGCACTCGTCGAGGCCGAAATCCTGATTCGAAAGCTCGAACGCGGCGACTTGCTGGCGAACCTCCATGAGGCGGCGTTCCCACCGCTTTCGGAACACGAGGGCCCCCTCGACATCCACGACCCCGAAGGCGACCTGCGGACGACCGAGCGGGTACTCTCGTCGGTCCGACGGGGCGTCCGAACGCTGGAGAACACGAGCGGGTTCGCCGCGCTCATCCCGGCGGTCGGGTCGAACCTCGTCGAGGCGCTCCCGGAGGCCGACGGCATCGACGACGTGGCCGCCATCCCCGGTCGCATCCTCGACATCAAGGGACAGGCGACGGTCCCCGGCGACCCGGAATTCGGCGTCTCCGAACACGTGGCGTCGGTCCTGCTTGCGGCCAGAGCGGCCGGCAGCGACGCCCGTGCGGCGCTGAACGTCCGCTACGACGAGGACGTCGTCGCGAAACTCGACGCTGCGGGCTACGAGACGGTCGCATTCGACGCCGAAGCAGACGTCGAGTCGGCTATCGTCGAGGCGCTGGAATCCAACCCCCAACCCGACGTGCTGTATCAGACCGGCGGCTTCGGTATCGAACCCGTCGTCTACCTCCTCGGTGCCGACGCCGGCGTCGTCGTCGGAATGGTCCGGGACCTCGCCTGA
- a CDS encoding class I SAM-dependent methyltransferase, whose amino-acid sequence MGVAEFYGRWAALYDRVATAPGVARWRRAAAAHVADRGDFVVEMGCGTGVNLPYLSEQVGPEGTVVGVDITGPLLDRARERVVELDNASVVRGDATRPPLSDSDGVLGTFVCGLFEDPAAVIDDWCDLVGSGGRVALMDATATEEPLGRPLNPLFRAFVAAGAPGSTPREVLRAPFARFDAPLSRRVEASRTALAARTEDRRYETFAAGFVGLLSGRVH is encoded by the coding sequence ATGGGCGTCGCCGAGTTCTACGGCCGCTGGGCGGCGCTGTACGACCGGGTCGCGACCGCCCCCGGCGTCGCCCGCTGGCGGCGTGCCGCGGCCGCCCACGTCGCCGACCGCGGCGATTTCGTCGTCGAGATGGGCTGTGGAACCGGTGTGAACCTCCCGTATCTCTCGGAGCAGGTCGGCCCGGAGGGAACCGTCGTTGGCGTCGACATCACCGGACCGCTGTTGGACCGCGCTCGCGAACGCGTTGTGGAGCTAGACAACGCCTCGGTCGTCCGCGGCGACGCGACCCGCCCGCCGCTTTCAGACTCGGATGGCGTTCTCGGGACCTTCGTCTGTGGACTCTTCGAGGACCCGGCCGCCGTCATCGACGACTGGTGTGACCTCGTCGGGTCGGGCGGCCGGGTCGCGTTGATGGACGCGACGGCGACCGAGGAACCCCTCGGCCGGCCGCTGAACCCTCTTTTCAGAGCGTTCGTCGCGGCGGGCGCTCCGGGGTCGACGCCGAGAGAGGTACTCCGTGCGCCGTTCGCCCGGTTCGACGCGCCGCTATCACGCCGCGTCGAGGCCTCTCGGACGGCGCTTGCCGCACGCACCGAGGACCGCCGCTACGAGACGTTCGCGGCCGGGTTCGTCGGACTGCTGTCGGGACGAGTCCACTAG